Part of the Verrucomicrobiota bacterium genome, TGACGCCTATCATTGCTCAGATGCTGCGGTTCTGGGTTTCGCGCAAGCGCGAGTTCCTGGCCGACGCCGATGGCGCCCTGCTGACGCGCTACCCGGAGGGGCTGGCGCGCGCCCTGCAGAAGATCTCTGGCGATCGCGAGCCGCTCGAGGTCGCCAACAAGGCCACGGCGCACATGTACATCATTGATCCGATGGCAGCGCGCGGACAGCGCGTAGTGAGCGGCCTGTTCTCGACGCACCCGCCGGTCCAGGCGCGGATCGCCGCCCTGCGGTCAATGGGCAACATCGCGCAACAACCTGATGAATAGAGAGTTAGGCCTATGAAGAGAATCTGTCACATGATGTGCCGCTCAAGTATTACTTTATGTGCCGTTGCGGCGATATTGTCTCTCAGCGTAACGCTGGCCGTGTGGTTCGGGTCCTCCATGGCGTCCGAAGAAGCCACGACGGCCGCCATTTCGGTGGGCCGGATGGTCTTTTGCCGTTCCATCGAGGAACGCGAGCCGAAGGATGCTGCCGAGACGTTTCCGACTGACGTGGGGCGAATCTACTGCTTCACGGCGATCCTCAACGCCGGGCCCGAGGAGACGCACGTCGTCCACAAGTGGTACCGCGGCGAGGAGCTGATGGCCGAGGTGAAGCTGAAGGCCCAGGGCGAGTATTGGCGCACGTGGAGCGTCAAGGGCATCATGGCGGAATGGACCGGCCGGTGGCGCGTGGACGTGGTTTCGGCTGCGGGCGATGTGCTGAAATCCGCGTCGTTTGTCGTTGGCGAAGCCGAACCGGTTGAGGACGCCGACAGCGAGGCAGACGGAACGGACGGCCAGAGCCAAGATGAGCCGCCGAATGACGGCGAGGACCACGGCGACCCCGAGGGCGGTGGACCCGATGAAGGCTCGGGGGAGGATGCTGGTTGCTGATTGGCTGAGTTTCTTCTGGCTCCCCTCAACGTCTGATAAGATATATTATATAAACTAGCGACTGCGTAGGCCCCTTTGTGCCTTCACCACGCCTCGCCAGCCCTCCCCTCCAGCCTCCTTTTCAAGCAGCCTCACCGCGCGGGTTCCAGGTGCGTGCGCGGCGCGGCGCCGCGTGCGCAGCGGGGCGCTGCGTGCGCGGCGGCGCGCCGCGTCCGTGGCGCGGTACCGCGTGTGCAGGAGCTCCGGCGGCGGCTCCACGGGGCCACATGCTGACTGGCTGCCGAGCGAGCGCA contains:
- a CDS encoding DUF2914 domain-containing protein, which codes for MASEEATTAAISVGRMVFCRSIEEREPKDAAETFPTDVGRIYCFTAILNAGPEETHVVHKWYRGEELMAEVKLKAQGEYWRTWSVKGIMAEWTGRWRVDVVSAAGDVLKSASFVVGEAEPVEDADSEADGTDGQSQDEPPNDGEDHGDPEGGGPDEGSGEDAGC